A stretch of Alphaproteobacteria bacterium DNA encodes these proteins:
- a CDS encoding ABC transporter permease: MSARTRRQTLIGRFMRHRPAVLGAVAVVLLCLAALFAPVLAPHDPIELDTSVRFFAPLTHLAFPLGTDELGRDTLSRLLYGGQISLIVGLVAMATTVLTGALVGLVSGYYGGWIDTLLMRFVDMMLCFPQIFLLLVVAAFITPTLISISLIIGLTSWMEVARIIRAEILHLKEQDFVQAARALGAGGIRIMVRELMPNIVAPLLVAATLKVATAILLESYISYLGYGVQPPLASWGNMLTNAQGYFDSEPWLAIFPGVMITITVMSFNFLGDGLRDALDPRLRM; the protein is encoded by the coding sequence ATGAGCGCGCGCACCAGGCGCCAGACGCTCATTGGTCGCTTCATGCGCCACCGGCCGGCGGTCCTGGGTGCGGTCGCCGTCGTGCTCCTTTGCCTTGCAGCACTCTTCGCCCCCGTCCTCGCTCCGCATGATCCTATCGAGCTCGACACCTCCGTCCGCTTCTTCGCACCCTTGACCCATCTCGCGTTTCCACTTGGCACCGACGAACTCGGGCGCGATACGCTGAGTCGCCTCCTCTACGGCGGCCAGATCTCGCTGATCGTCGGGCTCGTCGCCATGGCGACGACGGTCCTGACCGGAGCGCTCGTCGGCCTCGTCTCAGGCTATTACGGCGGTTGGATCGACACGCTCTTGATGCGCTTCGTCGACATGATGTTGTGTTTTCCCCAGATCTTCCTTCTGCTCGTCGTCGCGGCTTTCATCACGCCCACCCTGATCTCGATCTCGCTCATCATCGGCTTGACCTCGTGGATGGAGGTGGCGCGCATTATCCGCGCCGAAATCCTGCATCTCAAAGAGCAAGACTTCGTGCAGGCGGCGCGGGCATTGGGTGCAGGCGGTATCCGCATCATGGTGCGCGAGCTCATGCCCAATATCGTGGCTCCGCTCCTCGTCGCCGCAACGCTCAAAGTCGCCACCGCCATCCTTCTCGAAAGCTATATTTCCTATCTTGGGTATGGCGTGCAGCCGCCGCTCGCCAGCTGGGGGAATATGCTGACGAACGCTCAGGGATACTTCGATTCCGAGCCTTGGCTGGCGATATTTCCGGGTGTTATGATCACAATTACTGTAATGAGCTTCAACTTTCTGGGTGATGGATTGCGCGACGCGCTCGATCCGAGGTTGCGGATGTAG
- a CDS encoding ABC transporter ATP-binding protein, producing the protein MVETLLEVRGLHTHFPILSKLFRRPVGNVRAVDGVDLDLAAGEVLGIVGESGSGKTTTGKTILKLIEPSAGSIVFEGRNITRLSPSMMTPIRRRMQIIFQDPMSSLNPRMTVGRILAAPFEIHRVAAGREIEDRVAELLAMVGLPAEAVSRYPHEFSGGQRQRIGIARALALRPRLIVADEPVSALDVSIQAQIMNLLKHLKDELKLTFILISHNLGVVSHICDRVAVMYLGRIVETAPRESLFFAPKHPYTEALLQAVPTPEPGRTRRRAVLGGDIPSPANPPSGCAFHPRCPKAMSRCAHDTPRPTRLPGGQVVACHLYGP; encoded by the coding sequence ATGGTTGAGACACTGCTCGAGGTGCGCGGCCTCCACACCCACTTCCCGATCCTCTCAAAGCTATTCCGCCGCCCCGTCGGTAATGTGCGGGCCGTCGACGGCGTCGACCTCGATCTCGCCGCGGGCGAGGTGCTCGGTATCGTCGGCGAAAGCGGTTCGGGGAAAACGACCACCGGCAAGACGATCCTGAAGCTGATCGAGCCTTCCGCCGGCTCGATCGTCTTCGAAGGACGTAATATTACGCGCCTCTCGCCCTCCATGATGACGCCGATCCGGCGACGTATGCAGATCATCTTCCAGGACCCGATGTCGTCGCTGAACCCGCGAATGACGGTAGGGCGGATTCTCGCCGCACCCTTCGAGATCCATCGCGTCGCCGCCGGGCGGGAGATCGAGGATCGCGTCGCGGAACTTCTCGCCATGGTGGGACTGCCCGCCGAGGCGGTTAGTCGCTATCCGCATGAATTCTCCGGCGGGCAGCGCCAGCGCATCGGTATCGCCCGGGCGCTGGCCTTGCGACCGCGCCTCATCGTCGCCGATGAGCCCGTTTCGGCGCTCGATGTATCAATCCAGGCGCAAATCATGAACTTGCTGAAGCATCTCAAGGACGAGCTCAAGCTTACCTTCATCTTGATCTCGCACAACCTCGGCGTCGTCAGCCATATCTGCGACCGCGTCGCCGTCATGTATCTCGGTCGGATTGTCGAGACGGCGCCACGTGAGTCGCTTTTCTTCGCGCCGAAGCATCCCTATACCGAAGCGCTCCTTCAGGCCGTGCCCACGCCCGAACCGGGGCGCACGCGCCGCCGCGCCGTGCTCGGGGGAGACATTCCGTCACCAGCGAACCCGCCCTCGGGCTGCGCCTTCCACCCGCGCTGCCCGAAGGCGATGTCGCGTTGTGCGCACGACACACCACGACCGACTCGACTGCCGGGCGGACAAGTCGTCGCCTGCCATCTTTACGGACCTTGA
- a CDS encoding ABC transporter permease, protein MLAYIGRRIVGAIPMLIGVSIIGFALMHLAPGGPLAVYTLNPTITAQDIERIKTIFGLDQPVHIQYLKWATGMFSGNWGYTFFGGRPVLIVILERLPATLLLMGSALSIAILLGLSIGMIGASRRYSIWDYLATTGALVALSFPTFWFGLMAIFIFAVDLGWLPSGGMYELGEEGNIVDLLRHLILPTLVLALVITATYSRYARSAFLEVLHQDYMRTARAKGLRPRERLFRHAFPNAVKPLIALLGTDLPILFSGALVTESVFGWPGMGRLFVDALTMKEYPILMGLVMFTAFFVILGNLLADVAIALLDPRVRLS, encoded by the coding sequence ATGCTCGCCTACATTGGCCGCCGTATCGTCGGGGCAATTCCGATGCTGATCGGCGTCTCGATCATCGGCTTCGCTCTTATGCACCTGGCGCCGGGGGGCCCACTTGCCGTTTACACGCTGAATCCGACGATCACGGCCCAGGACATCGAACGCATCAAAACGATCTTCGGTCTCGATCAGCCCGTCCACATCCAGTACCTCAAATGGGCGACGGGCATGTTCAGCGGCAATTGGGGCTACACTTTCTTCGGCGGTCGTCCCGTCCTCATCGTCATCCTCGAGCGGCTGCCGGCGACCTTGCTGCTTATGGGATCGGCTCTCTCGATCGCCATCCTCCTGGGTCTCAGCATCGGCATGATCGGTGCTTCGCGCCGCTACTCGATCTGGGACTACCTGGCGACGACCGGGGCGTTGGTGGCGCTCTCCTTCCCCACCTTCTGGTTCGGCCTCATGGCGATCTTCATCTTCGCCGTCGATCTTGGCTGGCTGCCGAGTGGGGGCATGTACGAGCTGGGGGAGGAAGGCAACATCGTCGACCTCTTGCGCCACCTGATCCTGCCGACCCTCGTCCTCGCCTTGGTGATCACCGCCACATATAGCCGCTACGCGCGCTCGGCCTTCCTCGAGGTGCTGCACCAGGATTACATGCGCACAGCCCGCGCCAAGGGGCTGCGGCCGCGCGAGCGCCTCTTCCGCCACGCCTTCCCCAATGCGGTGAAGCCGCTGATCGCACTTCTCGGCACCGACCTGCCGATCCTCTTCTCGGGCGCACTCGTGACGGAGTCGGTTTTCGGCTGGCCGGGAATGGGGCGGCTCTTCGTCGATGCGCTGACGATGAAGGAGTATCCGATCCTGATGGGGCTCGTCATGTTCACGGCATTCTTCGTGATCCTCGGCAACCTCCTCGCCGATGTCGCGATCGCGCTTCTCGATCCGCGCGTGCGCCTCTCATGA
- a CDS encoding Rap1a/Tai family immunity protein — translation MKSPKLAIFIFASLILVAGGHAHGAEFLTGKALLSLCEDKTPHGYNPGICIGYISGASDQLDGLKGSALPDLNYCLPSTASTGELREVVVNFLKQHPERLDQQASFLIFDALTRAYACAAH, via the coding sequence ATGAAATCACCTAAGCTAGCTATTTTCATTTTCGCTTCCTTAATTCTCGTCGCGGGAGGCCATGCGCATGGAGCCGAATTCCTGACCGGCAAGGCGCTCCTGAGTCTCTGCGAGGATAAAACCCCGCATGGCTATAACCCGGGAATTTGCATTGGCTACATCTCGGGCGCCAGCGATCAGTTGGACGGCTTGAAGGGCTCGGCGTTGCCGGATTTGAATTATTGCCTCCCCAGCACGGCCTCGACCGGAGAGCTGCGAGAGGTGGTCGTCAATTTCCTGAAGCAGCATCCCGAACGCCTCGACCAGCAAGCGAGCTTTCTTATTTTCGATGCACTCACGAGGGCGTATGCCTGCGCTGCGCATTGA
- a CDS encoding ABC transporter ATP-binding protein: protein MDAAEALLRVENLTVRFSVPSGVLNAVDGVSFALHEGETLGLVGESGSGKTLTSLAVMGLLEQPPAEVPAGRIFFQGRDLLELPERDMADLRGSRLSMVFQEPMTSLNPIMSIGLQIDEALIRHLGLSARAARTRTRELLTVVGIPRPDQAAVSYPHQLSGGMRQRVMIAMALACHPSLLIADEPTTALDVTIQAQILELLTQLQREMATAILLITHDLAVIAETAHRVAVMYAGCIVETGPAEALFTAPLHPYTEGLLRSIPRIVRVPEPELAEIPGVVPTPADLPAGCAFAPRCAYADAACHRLRPALVPHGTGREVACWKPRHG from the coding sequence ATGGATGCGGCGGAGGCGCTCCTGCGCGTCGAAAACCTGACCGTGCGCTTCAGCGTTCCAAGTGGTGTCCTCAACGCGGTCGACGGCGTTTCTTTCGCACTCCATGAGGGCGAGACCTTGGGTCTCGTCGGCGAAAGCGGCAGCGGCAAGACCTTGACCTCGCTCGCCGTTATGGGGCTGCTGGAGCAGCCGCCGGCCGAAGTGCCGGCGGGACGCATCTTCTTCCAGGGCCGCGACCTGCTCGAGCTTCCCGAGCGCGACATGGCCGATCTCCGCGGCTCGCGCCTGTCGATGGTGTTCCAGGAGCCGATGACCTCGCTCAACCCAATCATGTCGATTGGGCTGCAGATCGACGAGGCGCTCATCCGCCATCTCGGCCTCTCCGCGCGCGCCGCACGCACTCGCACGCGCGAGCTCCTGACCGTCGTTGGCATCCCGAGGCCCGACCAAGCGGCGGTGAGCTATCCGCACCAGCTCTCGGGCGGCATGCGACAGCGGGTGATGATTGCCATGGCGCTCGCCTGTCACCCCTCGTTGCTGATCGCGGACGAACCGACGACCGCGCTCGATGTCACCATCCAGGCGCAGATCCTGGAGCTGCTGACACAGCTGCAGCGCGAAATGGCGACGGCGATCCTGCTCATAACGCACGATCTAGCCGTCATCGCCGAGACCGCGCACCGTGTGGCCGTCATGTATGCCGGCTGCATCGTCGAGACGGGCCCGGCCGAGGCGCTATTCACAGCACCGCTCCACCCCTATACCGAGGGCCTGTTGCGCTCGATCCCGCGCATCGTGCGCGTCCCCGAACCGGAACTGGCCGAGATCCCTGGCGTCGTGCCGACGCCCGCCGACCTTCCCGCAGGTTGCGCGTTCGCCCCGCGCTGCGCCTATGCCGACGCGGCCTGCCACCGCTTGAGGCCGGCTCTCGTCCCTCACGGGACTGGACGTGAGGTCGCCTGCTGGAAGCCGCGCCATGGTTGA